The following nucleotide sequence is from Ahniella affigens.
CCGCATTTTCCAGACGTGCTACGACGCCGACGTGCCAGCACAGCCGGTGGCGCTTCGCTATGCGCGGGGCGCCGAACCGGCGCGCGAAGTGGCGTTCCGGGACAACGAGAGCTTCTTCGCGAACTTCTGGCGCTTGCTTGGCAATCCCGGCTGCGAGGCCGAGGTGCATTTTCTGCCCATCATCGCGCCGAACCCGGAAGGTCGGCGCAAGATGTCGGACCAGGCGCGTCGCCAGATCATTGCAGCGCTGGCGTTTGCCACGCCGGATGCCGCGGGCGAAGCGGCCAGCGATGAACTGGACCCGTTGCTCGAAAAATGACGCGCCCCAATTCCGAGCCAGAACGCTTTGCGCCGAAGGGCTGGTTGCGCAACCCGCATGTGCAGTCGGTACTCGCATCGAGCGGGCTCAGACGATTCGTGTTTCGGGATCGCATCAGCCCTCTGCTCGCGTCGTCGAAGGAAGAAATGCTCGACGTGGGCGAGGCCAAGCTTGTCGCGTATCTGAATCTGCCGGCGCAGGCGCCGCGAGCGCTCGTCGTGCTGATTCACGGCTGGGAAGGCAGCGTCCACTCCACGTATATGCTCTGCCTGGGCTCGTGGCTGCTGGCGCGGGGCTTTGCGGTCTATCGCCTCAATCTGCGTGATCATGGTGATACGCATCATCTGAACGAAGGCATCTTCCATTCGAACCGCCTGAACGAAGTGGTGCAGGCGGTCAAGCTGATGGGGCAACGATTTCCGAATCTGCCCTTGGTGATGGGTGGCTACTCGCTGGGTGGCAATTTTGCGCTGCGTGTCGCGCGCGCGGCGCCAGAAGCGGGCATTCCGGTTGACTATGTGTTCGCAGTCTGTCCGGCGATTCATCCGCCGCACGTGCTCACGGCACTCGAATCCGGGCCCAGCATTTACCATGACTACTTCATGCGCAAATGGCGGCAGTCGCTGATGCTGAAGCAGCGCCACTTTCCCGAAGCCTACGACTTTGGCTGGGCCATCAAGTCGGACATGCGCCATCTCACGACCGGCCTCGTGCAGCGCTACACCGACTATCAGAGTCTCGACGAATACCTGAACGCGTACTCGATTGCGGATGACCGCCTGGCGGGGATCCAGGCCGACGGTGTCATTCTGACCAGCGAGGACGATCCGGTTTGTCCGGTCGCCGATTTCCGAAACCTGAAACTGCCCGCACAGCTCGAGTTGTTCATCGAGCGCTACGGCGGTCATTGTGGCTTTGTCCGTGACTTCAGCCTGGATAGCTATGCCGAGCGCTTCATCTCGCTGCGGCTGAAGGCGCGCTATCCGAGCCTGGGCGACGCCAGCCCACGCTGAGTCACGTCCGTTTGCCACGAAAATCGTTGGTATTGCGCGGGAGCGTTGCTCCGACCGCAGCCTAAAGTGCTGCCATGGACAAAACCTGGACCCTGATCTGCTGTCTGCTCGCTGCCAGCTTGGCGCATGCCGGGCCCGGTGCGCGTGTGCACGAGCAGGGGTGGTTTTATTACGAACCGCTCCCGCAGCCCAAGCCACCTACCCCACTCAAGCCACCCGTCGCGGTGCCCGGAGGCAGGGTCACCACGACCGTCCCGCTTGGTTCGGCCTGGCTCCGCAAGAACCTGCCGCTGTACCTGGATCGCGCAATGGATCAACCCACACTGGCGAATGTGCGGCGCTATCGTTACCTGGAGCGGCTTGCCATGGATCGCAGCAGCGCTTACAGCGATGCGAGCGCCCGGTTGACGATGCTGGACCCGCTGCTGGATGAGCAGTCGGTCAGCCCGATCACCGCACTCGCGAAAGCAACCCGGCATCGCGAACAAAGCGCGCGTCAGCAACAGGTGCTCGGCCAAGTGGCCCGTGATGCGGGGCTTTGGTTCTTTTTTCGCTCCGACTGTCCGTATTGCCACGCGCAGACGAATGCGCTGCAAACCCTGTCGCGACTCTACGGCTTCAGCATTCTGCCGATCTCGTTGGATCATCGACCCTTGCCATCGGGCGCGTTTTCCGAATTCGTGCCTGATCAAGGTCAGGCCGCCAAGCTCAATGTCAGCGTCACCCCGAGTCTCTTTCTCGTGCATCGCGACGGCCGTGTGTTGCCGCTGGCGAGCGGACTCCAGACGCAGGATCAGTTGGTCGACCGAATTCTGGAACTCGGGCACACCCTGGGTTGGATCGCCGCCGCCGACTACGACGCCTTGCGCGCGCTGCAGAACACGGCGCTCGACGATCTCGCAGCAGGACTTGGACCAGCAGAAGACCCGGACCAACTGATCGACGCACTGATCGAGCAAGGCGCCGATCGGATTGGGCGCGGCACCCCGATTTCCCCCATCACGAAGGAGACGCCCTGATGCGCCGGATTCTGCCGTGGCTGCTCATGTTGCTGACCGGCCCAGTGGTTGCCGAGGGCATGGACACGCAGCTCGCCAACACGTTCCACTCCATGACCACCACGACGAACCCACAATTCAGCAGTGAAGGCCGACCCACGGCAACGCTCGGGTCGTTCAGCTATCGGACACCCGTGGTTCGACCGCAATTGCTGAGCTATGACCCGCCCCGTTTCAGCGGCGGATGCAGTGGCATTGACTTGTATGGCGGCTCGTTCTCGTTCATCAGTAAGGAAGAGCTGCAAGGGCTGATGCGGCAGATTGCCGCGAACGCCAAGTCGTATGCGTTTAACTTGGCGCTCGGTGCGGTCTGCAACAAGTGTCTGCAGATCATGCAGAACCTGCAGGACGATGTGCAGAAGCTCAATCAGATGATGAAGTCGTCGTGCGACATTTCGCAGGCGCTCGTCAATTCGGCAGCCGACCCGATGGTGGCGCAGATGTCCGGCCGCTTCAAAGAAGGCGCCCAGAACGCGCGGCAGGGTGGCACCGTCAGCGACCTGTGGGCCTCGATGAATCAAGGCTGGGGCAAAGAGTCCACCGAGGCCGCGTTGGCGCGCGAGAATCCCGATGAGTTCGCCCGGATTCAACCCGGCAACGTGGTGTGGCGACTGCTCGGCGAACACGGGCTGGCGAGTTGGTTTCCCGATCACGATGACGCCCTGAAAACTGACATTCAGAGTTACCTTGGTACCGTGATTGTCTGTGCGCCGAGTGATGCCAGCGCGTGCACAGAAGGCGAGGCCGAACCCGACGATCGACCGAAGGAAACCCGGCTGCGAAAACTTGAGGGCGTGCTGAGCCTGGAGGAACTCGTGCTTGGAGCCGAGCTCGGGTCTGGGCAAAGCTCGGAAATTCGCTGCGACGATGATGACGCGTGTTTACGGCCAACCGTGCAGATACGGCCGACGCCGCGCATCGGCCTCAAACGACGCATTTTGGATGTGCTGCTGGGCAGCGCCGACGGCAGCCAGGCCGGTTATATCAAACGCGCCCGTTTTGCATCGGCCGAACTCACACCCGCCGAGCGCGCCCTGCAAAGCAACGCACCGAGCCAGATGCAGGTCCTCGATCAGGCGATCGGAATCAGCGAGCAGACAGCGGCACAAATGGCCGATGTGATTGCAGAAGCGATGGCCTTTGAAATGGCCAGTCGATTCTTGCAACAGGTCGCCGCGACCATCCGACAGGGTGCAAGTGATGTGGGCGCTACGGAGTCTGCGCAGTTGATGGCGTTGGTCGCGAGCAGCGAGCAGCGCGCCCAACAAGATACGGCGCGCATCAAGACACGGCTCGACTTGCAAGCGCAGGTATTGCAGGGACTCGTGCAAAGTCTGCAACTCGCGCCGACGCCTGATTTGCGGGTGGTCGCGCCTATGGCCCGGAGGCCTTGAGCCATGTTCGGGTTACAGGTGGATGGCGATTCAATGTGGACGATCTATTCGATCGGCGCACCGAGCTTCATGCATAAAGTGTTTACCGCGGTGGCACTACTCGGTGAGGGCGGCGTGCTGATGCGGATGGGACAGATTGGTTTTCTGGTCGGATTGTTCGTGTTGATCTACAAGATCGCGACGGCCGCGGGCTCGCTCGGCGATCTCAAGCAGTCGCTGCTGGCTGGCGTGATCTTCGCGGCCATGTTCGGTACCTCGACGAGTGTCAAGATTGTCGGCATGGTGCCAGGTCCGGCCGGCTATGCGAACGTGTACGTCGTCGACCACGTGCCGTGGGGCATTGCTGCAATGGGTGGCATCATCAGCGGCACCGGTGTGTATTTGACGCGGCGCATGGAAACCGCGTTCCGCGATGCGGACGCCATTCCCGTTACGCAAGGCGGGTTTGGACGCACAGCAGAAATCCTGGCCTCGGTGCGCGACATGGCCGCCGAATCGATCCCAAATACCTTGCCCGCGTACAGCTACTACCGGATGTCGATGATCCACTATCTGCGCGACTGCGCGGTGCGGGCCCGGCACTTCGAAGTGCTCGGTGACCACAGCATCGTCCATGCGCCAGACCCATTGAGCGCGATCCGCTTCGAGAATGGCATGTATCGGACGCAGACCTGGCTTCGCACCCTCACGGGTGCGAGTGAACAGATCAGCTGTCCGGATGCCCATGATCTGCTGAGATCCAAGCGTCAGGACATGTTGGCCAGCATGGATCCGGCGTACCAACAACGCTTTGGTCACGATGCCAGGGATGCGCTACAACGTGCGTTCGCGTCGCTCGCATCGCAGGATGCCGAAGCGGCGCAGAAGTACGTTTCTGGCGCGATGATCAACGCGCTCTGGATGGAGGCTGCCAGCGGGTCCACGTTTGGCAGTCATGGCAACAACACGGTTGTGATGATCCGTTCCGCGCTGGAGCAGCAACGGGTGCAGTGGTCGACTGAGGAATCAATTTTCGTTCGGACGATGCGCCCGATGATCGGGTACTTCGAGGCATTCTTTTATGCCCTGAGCCCATTCATTGCGTTCCTGATTGGGCTCGGCGCGATGGGCCTGAGAATGATCGTCAAGTATGTGTCGCTCACGTTGGCGGTGTCGCTCTGGATGCCCATCTTGGCAATCACTAATCTGTATCAGATGACCACGCTGCAAGACTTCTTTCTGCTGCAAGAACGTATCGCCGTGCAGTCGGGGTCCGGCCCGTTTTCTTTGAGCAATAGCCTCGCGCTCGTCGACCAAGCCACCGGCGCCGTGGCCTTGGCGTCGATGATTGCCGCGGCGACACCGATGCTGACGCTCACGTTGCTGTTCGGCGGTGCCGTCGCAGCGACGAGCCTGTTCAGTCGCCTGCAGGGCCAGGACCATATCAACGAGAAGATCGCGATGCCGGACCCGACCAGCGTGGGCGCGGTGTATCAGGCGAATGCGGCGTTTACGGGGAATGATGCCTACGGTGCGCGGCAAACGGGTCAGGAGGCGAATGCCATCAAGTTTGATGTTGGCAACCAATTGCAGCAAACGGCGATGTCACTCCGGAGCAAGAGCGAACAGAGTGCGCAAGAGGCCAACGACATTTGGAGTCGCAATCTGGCGCGGTCGACGGCACTCCAACAGCAATTTATCTCAGCATTCGATCGGCAACTGAACGAGAGTATTGCGTTCAATTCCAACGAGGGCGTGCAATGGCTCAAACAGCATGGTTGGTCCAATGATCGGATTGCCGCGGCAGCCAAGGAGAACGCCGATCAATCGACTTACGGCGCCGAGGCGAACTTAAGCGGCCAGGCAAGTGTCAGTCGCGTCGCAGGCCTATTGGCGAGCGGTCTGTCGCTGTTGTCTCGCACCGCCGGCCAGAAGGCACAAACGGTCATCGATTCGGTTGCGAAAGTCGCCGATGTGTCATTAAGCGGTGGCGTTGGCTATAGCGCTAGCGAGACGCAAACCGAGAAGACGTCGAGTCAGGTCGCACATCGAGACACCCACGGGCGGACCGAGGCTGAAGAGCGCGCTGTGTTGCTGGTGCGGCAGCATGCAGCAGCCAGCGCCATCCGCGATACGGCGCAGAACGCGGCTTCCTTGGGCGTGACGAGCCAGGACACGTGGCAGCTGTCAAACAGTCTGAAGAAGGTCGAGCAGTCGGGAACGGCCTATCAACAAGCCGCGAACAATTCGGCTACGTTCGGTGTTGGACAGTCCATCAGCGCGCTCGCGGCAAGCCGGAATCTTGCCGCGGATCCAGCACGCGCTGCGGAAGCGGAACAACTGGCACGCGCTCTGGGCAGCGACAGTGCCTTTGAAACCAATTTGAGTGCGATCCGGCGGGGGGGCATGCTCGGAATGCCGGAAGACGAATCGCAACAGTCGGCCATGGCATCGCTATTCACGTTGGCTGGAATCGGACCGGGCGCGGCGATCACATCAAATATCGAGGGATTGTCTGGGCTCGGATCAGACCGGCTGGAGGCATTGTCCTATGTAGTTGGGCTGACCCGGGGCGTGGCTCAGCCTGCACTGCGCGCCGAGGCACACGAATTCAGTGGGCTCCGAGTGATCGATGCAAATACTGCCGAAGCGAATGTGGTCGATATGAAGCGAGATTTCGATCCCGGCGACCGCGCCGGCCTGCTGTTGGGTGTCGAGAAGCAGAAGGCCAAATCGGAGGATGCGCAAGCCGCCTTTGAGCGCGACAGCGCCGCCACTGAGGAACAATATGAGCGGAATAAGTCCGCACTCCGTCAAGTCGCGAATGCCTCAGACGCCGTTGCAGGTGGTCAATCGTTGATCACGGTGGCGGACCAGTTTGCCGAGTACAACACGGATGCGGTGCACCGGTCGGTAGGGCCGTTGGCGGCGTACGCGGTAACGCCAGCTGCGACAACCAATGACGTGAAGTACGTCGTGGACCAGGCGGCAGCATTGATCAGCGACCATGGCATGTTGCCGGATCACTCGTCACCACGCGGCGTGATTCCGAGCTTAAGCGGTTCCACTGCCGTAGAACATGCACCATCCAGCGGACCCGATACCCAGCGTCCGGTGTCATTTCTGGAGATCGTCCTTGAAGGCGCGCCGAGCAGCGCCGATGACGTTCGTGCTGACGCCGTCTCGAGAACGCATCAATCCAACACAGAACACTGAGTACCGATCGCGATTTAGGCGATTAGCGCTCCGTTCTTCTGACCAGCCTGCAGTCGTCAAGCACGCTTAAGCCCGTCGGTTTGTCTGCCCAAGACACTTGGGTGCGATGCCCGTACTGATCGCAAGTAACCCCCTCCCCGGGCCCTCCCCCGCGCTCGCGGGGGAGGGAGTCGACTCCCTCCACGCGAGTGGGAGAGGGCCCGGGGAGAGGGCTACTTGCGACACTGCGCCGCTGTAAGAATCGCGCACTGTCGCCGACAGTTTGATGCGCGAATAAGCGCACCTTCGGTGCGACCGTAGCTCCCACGTGAGTGGGAGTC
It contains:
- a CDS encoding YheT family hydrolase, encoding MTRPNSEPERFAPKGWLRNPHVQSVLASSGLRRFVFRDRISPLLASSKEEMLDVGEAKLVAYLNLPAQAPRALVVLIHGWEGSVHSTYMLCLGSWLLARGFAVYRLNLRDHGDTHHLNEGIFHSNRLNEVVQAVKLMGQRFPNLPLVMGGYSLGGNFALRVARAAPEAGIPVDYVFAVCPAIHPPHVLTALESGPSIYHDYFMRKWRQSLMLKQRHFPEAYDFGWAIKSDMRHLTTGLVQRYTDYQSLDEYLNAYSIADDRLAGIQADGVILTSEDDPVCPVADFRNLKLPAQLELFIERYGGHCGFVRDFSLDSYAERFISLRLKARYPSLGDASPR
- the traF gene encoding conjugal transfer protein TraF, whose amino-acid sequence is MDKTWTLICCLLAASLAHAGPGARVHEQGWFYYEPLPQPKPPTPLKPPVAVPGGRVTTTVPLGSAWLRKNLPLYLDRAMDQPTLANVRRYRYLERLAMDRSSAYSDASARLTMLDPLLDEQSVSPITALAKATRHREQSARQQQVLGQVARDAGLWFFFRSDCPYCHAQTNALQTLSRLYGFSILPISLDHRPLPSGAFSEFVPDQGQAAKLNVSVTPSLFLVHRDGRVLPLASGLQTQDQLVDRILELGHTLGWIAAADYDALRALQNTALDDLAAGLGPAEDPDQLIDALIEQGADRIGRGTPISPITKETP
- a CDS encoding conjugal transfer protein TraG N-terminal domain-containing protein, which translates into the protein MFGLQVDGDSMWTIYSIGAPSFMHKVFTAVALLGEGGVLMRMGQIGFLVGLFVLIYKIATAAGSLGDLKQSLLAGVIFAAMFGTSTSVKIVGMVPGPAGYANVYVVDHVPWGIAAMGGIISGTGVYLTRRMETAFRDADAIPVTQGGFGRTAEILASVRDMAAESIPNTLPAYSYYRMSMIHYLRDCAVRARHFEVLGDHSIVHAPDPLSAIRFENGMYRTQTWLRTLTGASEQISCPDAHDLLRSKRQDMLASMDPAYQQRFGHDARDALQRAFASLASQDAEAAQKYVSGAMINALWMEAASGSTFGSHGNNTVVMIRSALEQQRVQWSTEESIFVRTMRPMIGYFEAFFYALSPFIAFLIGLGAMGLRMIVKYVSLTLAVSLWMPILAITNLYQMTTLQDFFLLQERIAVQSGSGPFSLSNSLALVDQATGAVALASMIAAATPMLTLTLLFGGAVAATSLFSRLQGQDHINEKIAMPDPTSVGAVYQANAAFTGNDAYGARQTGQEANAIKFDVGNQLQQTAMSLRSKSEQSAQEANDIWSRNLARSTALQQQFISAFDRQLNESIAFNSNEGVQWLKQHGWSNDRIAAAAKENADQSTYGAEANLSGQASVSRVAGLLASGLSLLSRTAGQKAQTVIDSVAKVADVSLSGGVGYSASETQTEKTSSQVAHRDTHGRTEAEERAVLLVRQHAAASAIRDTAQNAASLGVTSQDTWQLSNSLKKVEQSGTAYQQAANNSATFGVGQSISALAASRNLAADPARAAEAEQLARALGSDSAFETNLSAIRRGGMLGMPEDESQQSAMASLFTLAGIGPGAAITSNIEGLSGLGSDRLEALSYVVGLTRGVAQPALRAEAHEFSGLRVIDANTAEANVVDMKRDFDPGDRAGLLLGVEKQKAKSEDAQAAFERDSAATEEQYERNKSALRQVANASDAVAGGQSLITVADQFAEYNTDAVHRSVGPLAAYAVTPAATTNDVKYVVDQAAALISDHGMLPDHSSPRGVIPSLSGSTAVEHAPSSGPDTQRPVSFLEIVLEGAPSSADDVRADAVSRTHQSNTEH
- a CDS encoding conjugal transfer protein TraH, producing the protein MRRILPWLLMLLTGPVVAEGMDTQLANTFHSMTTTTNPQFSSEGRPTATLGSFSYRTPVVRPQLLSYDPPRFSGGCSGIDLYGGSFSFISKEELQGLMRQIAANAKSYAFNLALGAVCNKCLQIMQNLQDDVQKLNQMMKSSCDISQALVNSAADPMVAQMSGRFKEGAQNARQGGTVSDLWASMNQGWGKESTEAALARENPDEFARIQPGNVVWRLLGEHGLASWFPDHDDALKTDIQSYLGTVIVCAPSDASACTEGEAEPDDRPKETRLRKLEGVLSLEELVLGAELGSGQSSEIRCDDDDACLRPTVQIRPTPRIGLKRRILDVLLGSADGSQAGYIKRARFASAELTPAERALQSNAPSQMQVLDQAIGISEQTAAQMADVIAEAMAFEMASRFLQQVAATIRQGASDVGATESAQLMALVASSEQRAQQDTARIKTRLDLQAQVLQGLVQSLQLAPTPDLRVVAPMARRP